In Ascaphus truei isolate aAscTru1 chromosome 5, aAscTru1.hap1, whole genome shotgun sequence, one genomic interval encodes:
- the RASD1 gene encoding dexamethasone-induced Ras-related protein 1 has translation MLLCSQEDCTVRGRVSAMIKKMCPAESQLNIPPKNCYRMVIMGSSKVGKTSIVSRFLSGRFEEQYTPTIEDFHRKFYSIRGAVYQLDILDTSGNHPFPAMRRLSILTGDVFILVFSLDNRDSFEEVQRLKQQIMETKSCLKNKTKENVDVPLVICGNKGDRDFYRDVQAHEIDQLVGGDQKCAYFEVSAKKNSQLDVMFQALFTMAKLPSEMSPDMHRKVSIQYCEILHKKSMKSKKVKEGGDAYGIMAPFARRPSIHSDLMYIREKAIGGQRKDKERCVIS, from the exons ATGCTGCTCTGCTCCCAGGAAGACTGCACGGTCAGAGGCAGAGTCTCAGCCATGATCAAGAAGATGTGCCCCGCCGAGTCCCAGCTCAACATCCCACCCAAGAACTGCTACCGGATGGTCATCATGGGCTCCTCCAAGGTGGGCAAGACCTCCATCGTGTCCCGCTTCCTGAGCGGACGCTTCGAGGAGCAGTACACCCCGACCATAGAGGACTTCCACCGCAAGTTCTACAGCATCCGGGGGGCGGTGTACCAGCTGGATATCCTGGACACCTCGGGCAACCACCCCTTCCCGGCCATGAGGAGGCTGTCCATCCTGACAG GTGATGTCTTCATCTTGGTCTTCAGTCTTGATAACCGAGACTCCTTTGAGGAGGTGCAGCGCCTGAAGCAGCAGATCATGGAGACCAAGTCCTGCCTGAAGAACAAGACCAAGGAAAACGTGGATGTGCCCTTGGTCATATGTGGGAACAAGGGGGACCGAGACTTCTACCGGGATGTGCAGGCTCATGAGATAGATCAGCTGGTCGGTGGGGATCAGAAATGCGCTTACTTCGAGGTGTCTGCCAAGAAGAACTCCCAGCTCGATGTGATGTTCCAAGCTCTCTTCACCATGGCCAAACTGCCCAGCGAGATGAGCCCTGACATGCACCGCAAGGTGTCCATCCAGTACTGTGAGATcctgcacaagaagtccatgaaGAGTAAGAAGGTCAAGGAGGGTGGGGACGCCTATGGCATCATGGCACCCTTTGCCCGCCGACCCAGCATCCACAGTGACTTGATGTACATTAGGGAGAAGGCTATAGGTGGGCAGAGAAAGGACAAGGAGAGATGTGTCATTAGCTAG